ATCGACCCGGATTTCGAATATACAGTCGATGTGAATAAGTTCCGTTCGAAAAGCAAAAACTGCCCCTACGACGGCTGGAAGCTGAAAGGCAAAGTCGAATACACAATCGTCGGCGGAGAAATCAGATACTCGACATTCGCCACGGTGTAACCATGTCGCAACAGGCGGAAAATTTAACGTGCTGATAATTGACGGTTATAATTTGCTGCGGACCGTGCAGAATCTGACAGAGCATTCCTCAGAAATCACCGATGTTCAGATTTGCCGGATAATAAACGAATATCTTTACAGAACAAAAAAGAAAGGCTGTCTCGTCTTTGACGGAATCGGGCCGAAAGACAAATCGCCTTTCAATAATTTATTTTTTCTGGAAATAACTTTTTCCGGCACCAGCCGCGAAGCTGACGATATTATTGAAACGATGATTGTCGAAAGCAGCGCCCCGAAAAGTCTTATCGTCGTCAGCAGCGACAGACGGATTAAAAGAGCGGCTGAAAAAAGAAAAGCGACCGCCGTCGATTCTGTCGATTTCTGGACGGAGGTAATTAAAACACTTGAGAAAAAAAGAAAAAGGAAATTAGAGCCGCAGGCAAAATTTACAGGTATAACCGAAGCCGAAACGGAATACTGGCTGAGGGAATTTGGTCTTTTAAAATAAAAACACGGAGAAAATTATGGCTTACACAATCGGACTTGACTACGGAACAAATTCCGTAAGATGCGTTGTAGTTAATACAAAAAATGGCGATGAAATAGGAACCGCTGTCTTTTCGTACCCATCGGGCAAAGATGGCATCATACTCGACCATTCAGACGCGAATGTCGCAAGACAAAATCCGGCTGATTATATAAAAGGTATCGAGATAAGCGTAAAAAACGCATTGATACAGGCGAAGAAAAACGATAAAAATTTTTCAGCAGATAAAATTATCGGCTTCGGCGTCGATACAACAGGTTCTACGCCGATTCCTGTCGATAAAAACGGCACTCCCCTTTCTGAGCTGGCTAAATTCAAAAATAACCCCAACGCGATGGCATGGCTTTGGAAAGACCATACAGGATACGCTGAGGCGGCGCAGATTACCGCCCTTGCGAAAAAACTTTATCCTGAATATCTTGCCAAGTGCGGCGGAACATATTCATCCGAATGGTTCTTCAGCAAAATACTGCATTGCCTCAACATCGATAAAAAAGTTTTCGACGCTGCGTATAGCTGGGTCGAATGCTCAGACTATATCCCTGCTGTTCTTGTCGGCGACACCAAACCTGAAAATCTGAAGTGCAGCAGATGCGCAGCGGGACATAAGGCGATGTTCAGCGAAGAATGGGGCGGACTGCCCGCAAAAAGTTTTCTGAGCAAACTCAATCCCAAGCTCGGCGCATTGCGAGAGAGGCTCTACAAAAAAACTTATACCGTCGAGACTGCCGCAGGCGGACTTTCAAAAGAATGGGCAAAAAAACTCGGACTTGCTGAAAATATTCCTGTCGCTGTCGGTGCATTCGATGCACATCTTGGAGCGGTAGGCAGCGGCGTCAAGAATGGTACGCTCGTAAAGATAATAGGAACAAGCACCTGCGACATTCTCGTAAGCCCGAAAAAAGGCAAATTAAAAGATATACCCGGCGTTTGCGGAATCGTTGACGGCTCGGTACTGCCGAATTTCTGGGGTCTGGAAGCGGGACAATCGGCTGTCGGAGATATCTTTAACTGGTTCGTAAATTATATCCAGCCGGGCGGGAAAATCGAAGGCTCGCACGAAGAACTGACAAAAAAAGCCGCGAAATTAAAACCTGCCCAGTCGGGCCTGCTCGCACTGGACTGGAACAACGGCAACAGGACAATTCTCGTTGACCAGAGATTGACAGGATTACTTATCGGCCAAACACTTCATACAAAGCCGGAAGAAATTTATCGCGCACTGATTGAGGCGACAGCTTTCGGCGCCTTGACAATTTTTAACCGTTTCGAAGAATACGGAGTAAAAATAAATGAGGTCGTCAACTGCGGCGGCATCGCAGAGAAAAATCCGATGGTAATGCAGATTTACGCGGATATTACCGGCAGGGAAATGAAGGTCTCACGTTCATCGCAAAGCTGTGCGCTGGGTTCGGCAATCGCAGCGGCGGTAATCGCAGGCAAAAAGGCAGGCGGTTTTGATAATTTCGCCTCGGCACAATCCGCGATGTGCGGCGTAAAGAAAAAAACATATAAGCCAAACGCGAAAAATCATAAAGTTTACGCAGAGCTTTATAAACTCTATAAAAAACTTCACGATGCCTTCGGCATAAAAGACAATAAAATTGTGCTTTCAGATGTTATGAAAAAATTGCTCGAAATTAAAGAAAAGGTCAATAAATAATGTTTGAACAATTAAAAAAATCCGTTTGCAAAGCAAATTTAGAACTTCAAAAACAAAACCTCATTATCTACAGCTTCGGTAACGTCAGCGGCATTGACCGTAAAAAAGGCGTTGTCGCCATAAAGCCCAGCGGAATATCTTATGATAAATTAACGCCCGCGAAAATCGTTCTACTCGATTTGCAGGGCAACGTAATCGAAGGCAAACTGAAACCATCATCGGATACGCTGACTCATCTCGAACTGTACCGGATATTTTCCGATATCGGAGGAATTTGTCATACACATTCGACATACGCGACGATGTGGGCACAGGCCTGCCGGGAGATTCCGCCGCTTGGTACGACCGGGGCCGATTATTTCTACGGAGCGGTGCCGGTTACGGATTGCTTAACCGATTCTCAAATCAAAAATGATTACGAACTCAATACCGGCAGGATAATAGCAAAGAGATTTAAAAATATCGACCCGCTTCAGATGCCGGCGATACTGGTCGCCTGTCACGGGCCGTTTACATGGGGCGAAAGTCCGGAAAAGGCCGTGGAAAATGCGGTAGTTTTGGAAAACACAGCCAAGCTTGCGTTCGGGACGGTAATGTTAAATCTGGATATAACGCCGATTTCGAAACTGCTGCTCGACAAGCATTATTTACGCAAGCACGGGAAAAACGCTTACTACGGGCAAAAAACTTGACCGTGTTAATTATTGAATATATGATACCGCTCCATATATAATTTAAAAAAGGAGTTACAAAATATGGCAAACAAGATGACATTCGGAGTTATAGTCGGCAATAGAGGTTTTTTCCCGGCACTGCTGGCCAAAAAGGGCCGTGAGGATATACTGAACATACTTAAGAAAAACGGTTATGACGCTGTTTGTCTTACTGAAAAAGATACGAAGTTCGGAAGCGTCGAGACTTACAGCGACGCGAAAAAATGCGCGGAGCTGTTTGCCAAAAACGCTGATAAAATCGACGGCATAATAATAACGCTGCCTAATTTCGGCGATGAAAAAGGCGCCGCCGAGGTTATCAAAAGCTGCGGTCTGAATGTGCCGATTCTCATCCAGGCCGAATCTGACGACGCGGCAAAGATGAAGGTCGCAAACAGACGCGATTCATTCTGCGGAAAAATCAGCGTCTGCAACAATCTCAGGCAATCTGGAGTTCCATTCACCCTTACAAAATCACATACCGTTAAGGTAAACTCGCCGGAGTTTAAAGCGGAACTCGATGAGTTCGCCGCAGTTTGTCGAATTGTAAAGGGTCTTAAGAACGTAAGATTCGGGGCAATCGGCGCAAGAACAGGCGCATTCAATACAGTCCGTTACAGCGAAAAAATTCTCGAGCTTGCCGGGGTCTCGGTCGAAACACTCGATTTGTCGGAAATTTTCGGCAGAACTGAAAAATTAAGAGAAAACGACAAAGCCGTAAAGGACAAACTGACGGCGATAAAAAAATACGTCTCGACAAAAGGCATTCCGAATAACGCCCTTGTCAGGATGGCGAAATTCGGCTGCGTCGTCGATTGCTGGATTAAAGAACTTAATCTGGCCGGAACGGCGATTCAGTGCTGGACAAGTATGGAAGAATTTTTCGGCGTAGTACCGTGCACTGTTATGAGTATGATGAGTCAGGGACTTTGTCCAAGCGCCTGCGAAGTTGATATAACCGGCCTTTTGGGAATGTATATCCTGCAGCTTGCAGGAAACAAGCCGAGCGCACTGCTCGACTGGAACAATAACTTCGGAACCAATCCCGATAAATGCGTGCTGTTCCACTGCAGCAATCTGCCGAAATCATTTTTCAGGTCGGCAAAGATGGACTACCAGGCAATTATCGCAGGCTCGGTCGGAAAAGATAATACTTATGGAACTATTGTCGGAAGAATCGCTCCGAACAAGGCTACTTTCTGCAGGGTCGCGACAGACGATACGTCCGGCATGATGACGGCATATACCGGTCAGGGAGAATTCACCAACGATACAATAAACAGTTTCGGCGGCTACGGCGTTATGAAGATTAAAAACCTTCAGTCGCTCCTGAAATATATCTGCAAGGCCGGTTTCGAACATCATGTCGCGGTAAATCTCTGCTCCAGTGCCGATGCAATCACAGAAGCCCTTGATAATTATCTGGGCTGGGAAATTTACCGGCATCAATAATGAAACTGCAGGCAAGTAAATCCCGATTAAGAGGCACCATCGCTATCCCCGCGTCCAAATCGCATACTATCCGCGCAGTCGCGATCGCGTCTTTGGCCGATGGTCAAAGTCTTATCAGGAACCCCCTGATTTCCGATGACGCATTAAGCGCTATAAAATGCTATAGCCTACTCGGAGCAAAAACAGACTGCTCGGATAAAACCTGCTGGAAAATTACCGGCACATGCGGAAGATTAAATGCTCCCGATAAAATTATCGACGTCGGCAATTCCGGCACAACGCTGCGATTAGCAGTCGGCTCGGCGGCTCTTTTGCCAAAGGGTAAAAAGGCAACTTTCACCGGCGACGCACAAATACAAACAAGACCGATACAGCCCCTGCTCGATTCGTTAAATGAACTCGGCGCAAAAGCAGGGAGTTTGAAAAATAACGGTTCGGCCCCTGTCGAAATCGAAGGCCGGCTCGTCGGCGGCAAAACAACAATCGAATGTTTCACAAGCCAGTATTTGAGCAGTCTGCTGCTTGCGGCACCATTGGCACAGAAAGACACTGAAATTATTGTGCCCCTGCTCAATGAGCCTGATTATGTGAAGATAACGCTCGACTGGCTCGACTGGCAGGGCATCAAATATGAAAATCAGAATATGAAGCGTTTTATTGTTAAAGGCGGACAGAATTACAAAGCCTTTGACAAACAGATTCCGGCAGATTTTTCGAGCGCGACATTTTTCCTTTGCGCCGCTGCGATACTCGATGCCGATATTACCATCACTGGCCTTGATTTTTCGGACAGCCAGCCGGACAAAGCCGTTGTCGAATATCTTAAACAGATGGGAGCGAAAATCGACATTACTCCTGACGGCGTTCATATAAAATCGAGCCGACTTAAAGGTGTCGAAATCGATATGAACAGAACGCCTGACGCTTTGCCTGCGATGGCGGTAACGGCGGCATTTGCCCGGGGAACTACAAAATTTCTGAATGTTCCGCAGGCAAGGAAAAAAGAAACCGACCGTATAAAATGTATGGCCGAGGAATTGACCAGGTTAGGCGCGAAAGTCGAAGAATTGGCGGACGGCCTGATAGTTCACGGCAGCAAATTAAAGGCAGCTGTTCTTAACGGCAGAGGCGACCACAGGATTGTAATGGCACTTTCTCTTGCGGCTATGGGGCTGGATGAACCCTGCACAATCGGCACAGCAGAGGCGATGAATGTAACATTTCCGGATTTCGTCAAATTAATGAAGCAACTGGGCGCAAATATAAATTTAGCTTGAACAATATAATCTTCCTATTTATACTCTTGCGAACGAATTACTCATAACAACAGGAGATATATAATGTTAGGCTGTCATTTTGGACGGATGTTTCAGGTAACTGTAGCCGGAGGCTCGTATCAGGACGGATTAACCGCTGTAATACAGGGTCATCCCCCTGCCATGCCGATAACTGAACAGGAAATCTACGGCGATTTGCTTTTGCGGAAGCCCGGAGCCGATGAGCTTAGCTCGCCTCGCAAAGAACCCGACCTGCCGGTAATATATACCGGTATTAACGCCGCAGATACCGTTGAAAACGCCAATAACAAGGGACTAACCAACGGCACTCCGCTGACTATTCTTATTCCGAATCTCGACAGGCACTTTATCCATATAAAGCAGTATCAGGATACAAACCGTACACCTCGGCCGGGACATGCCTCTTACGCATCGTTTATGAAATACGGGCCTGCCGATGACGCCATTGGCGCAGGAATCTTCAGCGGAAGATATTCGTCAACTATCGTAGCGGCAGGTTATATCGCCAAAAAGGTGCTTCAGAAGTGCGGCATAGAGATTTTTAGTTTCGTCAGGGAACTTGCGGGCATACGATGCAGACAATTAGATGTTTCCAAAGCTTTCAAATCCACGCAGAACTATAAAAAGATGCGGCGGGACCTTGACCCGTTTTATCAGGAACTATATGTAAACGGCAGAATAAATGCCGAAATGCGATTTCTTGAAAAAATAGCTGTTCTTGCAGAGGTGGAAAAAGAAATCGATAAGATTCGCAATAAAACTCCGAAAACAAATGCTCTTGAAATAGAGGAAAAATACGGCGTACATCACATCCTAAACTGTCCCGACATAGAGACGGCAGAAGAAATGGTAAGTGCCTGCAGCAGGATTTCCGCAAGCGGTGATTCAGCGGGCGGCGTTGTGGAGGTTGTCGTCAAGGGCGTTCCTGCCGGTCTCGGAGAACCGGTTTTTGACAAGCTCGACGCCGAACTGGGGAAAATGCTCGGCATAGGAGCAGTAAAAGGCGTTGAAATAGGTGCGGGCTTTGCTGTAAAGGATATGACCGGCTCGCAGGATAACGACCAGATGCACTCGGAAAAGGGTAAAGTAGTATTCGATTCCAATAATGCCGGCGGTATAACCGGCGGACTTTCAACGGGACAGGATATAGTCATAAGACTTGCAGTAAAACCAACGCCGACAATCGATAAACAACAAAGAACCGTCGACAAATACACGCTTGAGAATAAAATGCTGGCCGCAATTACAAGAAGAGACCCTACAATTGTAGCACGAATCTGGCCGGTAGCTGAAAATTATACCGCGATGATTATTCTTGATAATCTGCTGGCGCATTACGGCTATCAAGCGGTAAAACAAAAATTCGAATAGCCCGTCAAACAGGTCAAAAAAAAGGCCGACGTTAATGTCGGCCTTTTAAATTCAGTAAAAGTTATAAATCTATTTTTCTTCAAGAGGAGCGAAATATTCGCGTTCGGCTTCATTCTGCAGCATAATCGTAGGCTTTACAAGTATCAGCAATACATCCTGATCCTTGATCTTGCTGCGGTTACTGAACAGTCTTCCGATAATAGGCATTTTTGAAAAACCCGGTACGCCTGCCTCTCTGTTAACTTCAGCACTGAGTTTCTGGCCGCCAATCAACAATGTACCGCCGTCCGGCACACTTACATGCGTTTGAACTTCGGAAATTTCCGCGACAGGAAGCTGAATATTATACTGATCACCAGTGGTGTTAGAATAAACAGGATATTGCTTGTCAAGGTCTACTTTTGAATAATTAGCAACTATTACAAGGTCAACATATTTTTTATCGTCGCTTATCCTTGGGGTTACATCAAGCGTAACTCCGTCTGCAACAATTTCAGTTGTAGGATTGGCAATGGTTCTTATCGCAGCAAAATCGGCGTTAGCAGTTATATCCTCAAATTCATAATCTGAAATATAAGCGGATTCCTTGGCTACCACGATAGAAGCCCGTTCACCGCTGAGAACCGTAACCCTTGGAGCTGTAAGCATTTTAGCATCTCTGTGTGCCTGTGTCGCTCTTAAGAAAAACGAGACAGACAAATCATCCATAATCGAACCATACGTACCACCGCCGACAAGGTCTATCGCGCTGGCTATGCCGCCCAGAGAGCCGGGAACAGTTGTAGAAGATGGAGCTGAAAACTCATATGAGCCCTGCTCAAATATCATTGCGCCAAATTTTCCAAACGGTCTGATAAAGAGATTTGTGTCAAGACCAATATCCTCGAGGAAGTTTTCTGTAACAAAAAGAAATCTGGCTTCAATCGAGACCTGCTGGCTGCTTGTTTTACGCAGCTCTTTCATAAACTCTTTGATTTGGTCGTGAATCTGAGGCGTCTGGCTTATAACAAGCCTGTAGATTCCTAATCCATTGATTCCGTAAATAGTGACCGTGCCCTGACCGCCATTGATTAACCAGCTCTCAGGAGAAACCGCATCCTGTATTGTTTGTGCTAAAATAGTAGCCTTTTCTTCAGAGTCTGTACTTGTATCTTCAGCCTGTCCGCCGCCGCCGCTCAGACCGCCGCCGCCGCCGCCACCGCTGGGCAACTGCATTTGCGACTCGAAATTAACCGGTGGGGCTATAAGGTCGGTAATATCATAAACATTAGGAATAAGTTTGCCCGGAAGCGATTCTCTGGTCGCTATTGTCATAACACCCTCTTCAACAGCGAAATCTATGTTTGCAATACCGCCGGAAACCGTGTTCAACACTTCTTTCAGGGCTTTCCCAACAGGGATGCCGGTAAAACCCTGCATTCCTATTACTGTGTCCTGTTCAATATATGCATTGTCGGCGAGGTCTTTCCATCGGACGATAATCTTCAGCGGAGGCTCGACAGATGTTTTTATGATTTCTATCGCCTCATTCAACGGAGTATCCGGAGTAAGAGCGCTTAAATCAACTATCGTTTCAAGCTGTTTGTAAACCGCGACATCGACAGACGGAAGACCTGAGATTATCTCCGGCTTCCTTTTAGCAGCTATGTCCTGCCAGTTACGCGGATATGTGTATAAGTCTGCATGAGGTATCATAGACCTCTGCGTATCAGTTAAAACAGCCTCTTCCTGTTTGCCGATTTCACGTTTAATTTCAAGCTGTGTCCGAAGATTTATAATATCCTCCAGCATCTGCTTGTTTCTTGCTGCTTCTCTGTTTTGCGGGTCAATTGCCAAAAGCGTATCCATCTGGGCAAGAGCCTCATCATATCTCTGCTGCTCCTGATATTCCTGAGCATGCGTCAGGAGGTCCTGTATTCTCTTCTGCTTGTCGGCAGCCTGCTGGGCTCTGAGCTTTTCCTGTGATGCCTGAGCCTCGGTCTTGGCCTTTTCAGCTTTCTGAAGTTCCGTTTCCGACTGACGAGTACCAACCTCGGTTAAAAGCTGCTGCAGTGTGGCAGTATATTGTGTATAATCATCGCCTAAAAGCAGTTTATTCTTTTCGACAACTGCTGAGGCACGCGATATTTCATCTCTGGCCTTGGCAAAGTCCTGCTTGTCTGCATAATCTTTCGCCTTTGCAATGGCTTCATTGACCACAGCCTTCGTGTAGCTTTGCTGAATGCGCTGTTTTTGCTTAACAACCTCAATATAATTCTCTTTTGCCAGTTCCTGCGGCACCTGGACAGGCTCCGACTCAATTACGGCATCATTAGCCTCTACCTGCGGGACAGGAACGATAAACTCCTGGTCAACCTGCGGCTGCTCAACAGGCATCGATACCTGTTCTGTATTGTTGATGTCGTTGGCGTCTACAGATACAAATTTGATATAGTCAGGATTGACAGTCGACGACTGAGTCTGTGTCTGGTCCGCTGTAAATGTCTGGTCAAGGGCGGCAAGTTCTGCATCAACAGCCGCAAGTTCCTGACTGGAAAGCAGACCGCTTTGTTTGACCTGCATATACTTTTGTTTTGCCTGTAAATATTCGCCTTGTGCGGCAAAATTTCTTGCCTGGCTTAACAGTTCTGTTACGATATTTGGTGGCGCAACCTGATTAACTTCCTGCGGACTGGATTGCGAGTCCAGCTCACCGAGAAGTTCGTCAAGTTTGCTCACATCAGAGGCGCTAAGATAGTCTCGATATGCTGCTGCTTTTTGGAGCGTTACCTTTGCCTGGTCATGCATACCTCTCTGGTACTGTTCATAACCAATTTCAAAAATCTGCTTCCCTGTCTGGCGCATAGCCTGAGCTTTGGCAGAAGCATCATCCGCTGTTAAACCAAGCGAAGCTGCCGAGCCAAAAATAAATAGCGCCGCCAAAATGACACCCAACAAAGGCCATCTCGTCGTCGATACACCGATAGACACTGGTTATCTCCTATAATTTATAATTACTTAAAAGTTTAAGATGCTCAGGCAACATCCCAATTTCGTAAAGCCGTTCGGCTCCGTATACTTTATATAATCTACTACTGTTACTGAGATTATCCATCTTAACAAAAACCCTATTTTTTTTCAAGCTAAATTTATGTTTTTAATCAACACTGTTTTCAAGAGTATTTTGCGTTTTTTGGATTTCATCATATAATCCTATTATTCCGGTTATTACATCGGCCGCAGAAGGCTGACTATGGAGTAAAATTTTTAAAAAAAGAGCGATTTAAGAAAATATATAAAACCGATAATTCTCTAAAAGAACTGAACTTATGACAAAATCAGCAATTAGACACAAAATATTAGCCCTGGCACTGGAAACCACCGGCAGAATCGGGTCTGTCGCCCTTGGGTGCGATGGAGATTTATCGGACGAAAAAACATTTTCTGCCCCGCTTCGTCATAGTGCCGAACTATTTGATACTACAACTGAACTATTTAAAAAGTTCAATCAAAAGGCTAACCAGACAAGCCATATCTACATTTCTATCGGTCCCGGCAGCTTTACCGGCATAAGAATTTCGGTGGCGGTCGCAAAAATGATGTCACTGGCGGCACAAAGTAAAATTGTCGCGGTAAACACAAGCGATGCGATGGCGATGAATGTCGAGGACGACAGTATCGGAAAAATTGCCACGATAATCGACGCCAAGCGTGAGCAGTTTTTCGTCGCGGTCTTTGAAAAAAACAACGGCTCATGGCAGAAGATTTTGCCGGACTGCATGATAAAGGCCGGAGAGTTCAAAGAAAAATTCGGCGGCGAGCCAATATGGCTGCTCGGCGAAGGTCTGCTTTACTACGCCAAAAAATTTGAGACAGACAATATTAAAATACTCGATAAGGAATACTGGTCGCCGAGAGCGTCAAATGTTTTCAGAATCGGAACACAAATGGCAGCGGAAGGAAAATTCGCCAACCCGGTCAGCCTTGTACCATTCTATATCCGCCGACCGGAAGCCGAAGAGAACTGGGAGAAAAAACAGGTTAAATCAATCAGCTAATTTACCAAAAAGTGTTAACGCACTTGTCCTGTCAATATTTACATCCGCAAACCGCCCCGCCAGATTAGCCGGGCCGTCAAAAACAACAATATAGTCGCCTGCCGTCCTGCCGATAAGCTGAGGATGTTCCTTTTTGCCGGCTTCATCGAGATGAAATTTTTTGCTTATGCCTTCAACGAGGACTTTTACAGTTTTGCCAATGAAAGATTTGTTTAGTTCGGCACTGATTTTTTCCTGAACCGCAAGAAGTTCGATATTCCTCTGTTTTTTTACTTCCATCGGCACGTTATCGGCCAGTTTTTCATCGGCTCTTGTGCCGGGACGAGGCGAATATTTGAATATATAGCAATTTTTATATTGAGCCTTTTCGACAAGCTCTACAGTTTTTTGAAAATCCTCATCGGTTTCGCCCGAAAACCCGACAATAAAATCGCCCGCTATCGCGATATCAGGGACAATCTCTCTTGCTTTGTCTACAATTTGAAGATATTGGGCGCAGGTATAGCCGCGATTCATAGTTTTGAGGATTTTGTCCGAGCCGCTTTGTGCGGGTATGTGCAGATACCGGCAAATTTTCGGCAGGTCAATCATCGTCTTAAAAATTCTTTCGTCAAAATTTTTTGGATAGCAGGTAACAAACTTAATCCATTCAATACCACCTATATTGCTTACTTCGTAAAGCAAATCCGCGAATGAAAATTTTTCATAATGATATGAATTTACCGTTTGGCCGAGCAGTGTTACCTGTTTTATGCCCGCATCGACAAGTTTTTTAATTTGGGCAACGATTTTTTCAGGCGGCCTCGACGCTTCCGGGCCTCTTACATAAGGCACAACACAATATGAACAGAACTTGTCGCAGCCCCGCATTACACGAACATACGCCTGTGCGGGAAGATTATTTTCCGCTGAGTCATAAGAATATTCAAAATCGTCAAGCTGATTCGATTGCTGCTGTGAAGATTTATGCCTGATATCACTGCTGACGGCAGTTAATTTCGTGTTTTGCTCGATGGTTTTGTTTACAAGATTTACAAGTTCAGGTATCTGCAGCGGCCCGCAGACAATATTAACCGCCTGATGGCTGAGCAAATCCTCTTTTAACCTTTGAGCCATACAGCCGAAGACAGCGACGACAAGATGAGGATTTGTTTTCTTTATGTGCTTCATATGCCCCAAAAGCGAAAGTACTCTTTCTTCGGCATGATTGCGGACAGAGCAGGTATTTACAAGCACAACGTCAGCGTCTCCGACTTCTTCGGTAAATTCAAAACCTGCCTGTATAAAGGAGTTAACAACCAGATTTGTGTCGAGCTTGTTCATTTGACAGCCAAAACTTCG
The sequence above is drawn from the Phycisphaerae bacterium genome and encodes:
- a CDS encoding NYN domain-containing protein, with amino-acid sequence MLIIDGYNLLRTVQNLTEHSSEITDVQICRIINEYLYRTKKKGCLVFDGIGPKDKSPFNNLFFLEITFSGTSREADDIIETMIVESSAPKSLIVVSSDRRIKRAAEKRKATAVDSVDFWTEVIKTLEKKRKRKLEPQAKFTGITEAETEYWLREFGLLK
- a CDS encoding ribulokinase, coding for MAYTIGLDYGTNSVRCVVVNTKNGDEIGTAVFSYPSGKDGIILDHSDANVARQNPADYIKGIEISVKNALIQAKKNDKNFSADKIIGFGVDTTGSTPIPVDKNGTPLSELAKFKNNPNAMAWLWKDHTGYAEAAQITALAKKLYPEYLAKCGGTYSSEWFFSKILHCLNIDKKVFDAAYSWVECSDYIPAVLVGDTKPENLKCSRCAAGHKAMFSEEWGGLPAKSFLSKLNPKLGALRERLYKKTYTVETAAGGLSKEWAKKLGLAENIPVAVGAFDAHLGAVGSGVKNGTLVKIIGTSTCDILVSPKKGKLKDIPGVCGIVDGSVLPNFWGLEAGQSAVGDIFNWFVNYIQPGGKIEGSHEELTKKAAKLKPAQSGLLALDWNNGNRTILVDQRLTGLLIGQTLHTKPEEIYRALIEATAFGALTIFNRFEEYGVKINEVVNCGGIAEKNPMVMQIYADITGREMKVSRSSQSCALGSAIAAAVIAGKKAGGFDNFASAQSAMCGVKKKTYKPNAKNHKVYAELYKLYKKLHDAFGIKDNKIVLSDVMKKLLEIKEKVNK
- the araD gene encoding L-ribulose-5-phosphate 4-epimerase AraD — translated: MFEQLKKSVCKANLELQKQNLIIYSFGNVSGIDRKKGVVAIKPSGISYDKLTPAKIVLLDLQGNVIEGKLKPSSDTLTHLELYRIFSDIGGICHTHSTYATMWAQACREIPPLGTTGADYFYGAVPVTDCLTDSQIKNDYELNTGRIIAKRFKNIDPLQMPAILVACHGPFTWGESPEKAVENAVVLENTAKLAFGTVMLNLDITPISKLLLDKHYLRKHGKNAYYGQKT
- a CDS encoding L-fucose/L-arabinose isomerase family protein, yielding MANKMTFGVIVGNRGFFPALLAKKGREDILNILKKNGYDAVCLTEKDTKFGSVETYSDAKKCAELFAKNADKIDGIIITLPNFGDEKGAAEVIKSCGLNVPILIQAESDDAAKMKVANRRDSFCGKISVCNNLRQSGVPFTLTKSHTVKVNSPEFKAELDEFAAVCRIVKGLKNVRFGAIGARTGAFNTVRYSEKILELAGVSVETLDLSEIFGRTEKLRENDKAVKDKLTAIKKYVSTKGIPNNALVRMAKFGCVVDCWIKELNLAGTAIQCWTSMEEFFGVVPCTVMSMMSQGLCPSACEVDITGLLGMYILQLAGNKPSALLDWNNNFGTNPDKCVLFHCSNLPKSFFRSAKMDYQAIIAGSVGKDNTYGTIVGRIAPNKATFCRVATDDTSGMMTAYTGQGEFTNDTINSFGGYGVMKIKNLQSLLKYICKAGFEHHVAVNLCSSADAITEALDNYLGWEIYRHQ
- the aroA gene encoding 3-phosphoshikimate 1-carboxyvinyltransferase → MKLQASKSRLRGTIAIPASKSHTIRAVAIASLADGQSLIRNPLISDDALSAIKCYSLLGAKTDCSDKTCWKITGTCGRLNAPDKIIDVGNSGTTLRLAVGSAALLPKGKKATFTGDAQIQTRPIQPLLDSLNELGAKAGSLKNNGSAPVEIEGRLVGGKTTIECFTSQYLSSLLLAAPLAQKDTEIIVPLLNEPDYVKITLDWLDWQGIKYENQNMKRFIVKGGQNYKAFDKQIPADFSSATFFLCAAAILDADITITGLDFSDSQPDKAVVEYLKQMGAKIDITPDGVHIKSSRLKGVEIDMNRTPDALPAMAVTAAFARGTTKFLNVPQARKKETDRIKCMAEELTRLGAKVEELADGLIVHGSKLKAAVLNGRGDHRIVMALSLAAMGLDEPCTIGTAEAMNVTFPDFVKLMKQLGANINLA
- a CDS encoding chorismate synthase: MLGCHFGRMFQVTVAGGSYQDGLTAVIQGHPPAMPITEQEIYGDLLLRKPGADELSSPRKEPDLPVIYTGINAADTVENANNKGLTNGTPLTILIPNLDRHFIHIKQYQDTNRTPRPGHASYASFMKYGPADDAIGAGIFSGRYSSTIVAAGYIAKKVLQKCGIEIFSFVRELAGIRCRQLDVSKAFKSTQNYKKMRRDLDPFYQELYVNGRINAEMRFLEKIAVLAEVEKEIDKIRNKTPKTNALEIEEKYGVHHILNCPDIETAEEMVSACSRISASGDSAGGVVEVVVKGVPAGLGEPVFDKLDAELGKMLGIGAVKGVEIGAGFAVKDMTGSQDNDQMHSEKGKVVFDSNNAGGITGGLSTGQDIVIRLAVKPTPTIDKQQRTVDKYTLENKMLAAITRRDPTIVARIWPVAENYTAMIILDNLLAHYGYQAVKQKFE
- the tsaB gene encoding tRNA (adenosine(37)-N6)-threonylcarbamoyltransferase complex dimerization subunit type 1 TsaB; this encodes MTKSAIRHKILALALETTGRIGSVALGCDGDLSDEKTFSAPLRHSAELFDTTTELFKKFNQKANQTSHIYISIGPGSFTGIRISVAVAKMMSLAAQSKIVAVNTSDAMAMNVEDDSIGKIATIIDAKREQFFVAVFEKNNGSWQKILPDCMIKAGEFKEKFGGEPIWLLGEGLLYYAKKFETDNIKILDKEYWSPRASNVFRIGTQMAAEGKFANPVSLVPFYIRRPEAEENWEKKQVKSIS